The genome window GTCGAAGATGGTGTTCTCCGCGTCGCGGCTGGTCTCGTACAGCGTGCCGTCGAAATTGATGGCGATGGGAGTGACTTCCGGCCCCGTGAACGCCAGCGCCATGTACGCGATGGCGCCCTCGTTCTGAGCGACCGCCTGTGCGACCTGTTGGTTCTGTCCGAAGCGCGTGGCGACGCCGGGCATCGGAGCGTCGGCGCTGCCGAGCATGTTCAGCCGGAACGAGGTGTCTGTCCCGGACCCCTCGGCGCGGCCGATGACGTAGATCTCCTGGTCGTAGTCGACGCCGTCGATCTGGTTCCAGTTGGTGATCTCGTCCTGGTAGATCCCGCGGATCTCCTCGCCGGTCAGCTGAGCAACGCCCGCGTCCGCGACGTCGGAGCTGACGACGACCGGCTGGCCGTCGCGGCCGACGACGTTGTCGACCACCGTGTTCTGCGCCTTCTCCTCGCTCCAGTCCAGTTCGGCCGTGATCGGACCGGAGGAGTTGCCGATGTCGACGAGCCCCTCGGTGACCGCCTCGCAGCCGGTCCCGGAGTGGCTCAGGCCGACCGTCGTCGGGAACGGCGGGGAGGAGCGCTGGTCGGTCGGCTCGAAGCCGAACTTCGAGGCGAAGTAGTCGGCGAGGAGCATGTCGTCCGCGCCGTCGGACGCGAGCTCGTCCCAGCCGGGAACCGAGCTCTCGTCGTTCGCGCCCCAGTACTCACCGTCGCTCGGCGGCGCGTTGGAGTTCCAGTACGAGCTCCCCGTGTTCGAGATCGGGTACACCGTCGAGGAGCCCTCGGCGTTGAGCAGCGCCGTGTTCGGACCGGAGCCGCCGTCGGAGTCCCCGTCGCCGCCGGAACTCCCGTCACCGCCGTCGCCGCCCGAACCGCCCGATCCCCCGTCGCCGCCGTCGCCGCCGTCGCTTTGACCGCTACAGCCCGCCAGTCCCGCGGCCCCGAGCGCTCCGGACGTGATGAGAACTTTCCGCCGCGACACGCCGCCGTCGACCCAGTTGCGGTCTGACATCGAGTGGAGGGACAGCGCGATCTATTAAACGGGTTTATATTTTTGATATATCTGTATCTATGGCCGGGGTGTGCGCCCGGTAACGCTCGTATCGATCATAGCTAAATAAATATCATATATAGTCCCATATAGCGCTCTCATAGGCTCTATCCACCAAATTACGATTCTGACCGAAGGTATAACACCGGCGTGTCGAGTACCGGGACGCATGGCCGGACCCGTGGTGGACGACGTTTCAGTCGACGTACTAATCGACGAGGTCACCGACCGAGCGGACGAGGGGCCGGAGTCGATCCGCCGTCGGCTCGACCCCTTCGTCGACGACGGGACCGTGACGGCCGCGGCGTTCGAATCGACCGTCACCGACGTGTCTCAGATCCTCGCGACCGCCGAGACGCGAGTCGACCTCGCGACGCGCGCCCACGAGGACGCGACTGACGCCGCCGCCGAGGCACCCGACCTCGACGTCGTCGACGTCCGCAGGCGGGCGTTCGGGGCGCGCCTCGACGACCTTCGGGAGGACGTGGAGGCGCTCGGAGACGACCTCCGGGCAGCGAGGGCGGACCCGGACTCCCCGATGGCAGTGTACCGCGCCGCGACCGACCTCCACGAGGTCACGACCGGCGCACAGGATGTCGTTCGGGTCGCTCACGACCTCGAGACCGAACTCGAGGCGTTCGAGGCGTGGCTCAATTCGGCCAACCGCCGCCACGACGCGCTCGTGGACGAGGTCGAGGCCGCCGAGGAGTCCGTCGACTCGATCGCTGAGGCCGTCGAGGCGCTGCGGGCCGCCGACGAACCCGACCCGGAACGGCGGTTCGACGCGGGCGTCCAGGTGCGCGTCCTCGACCTCGTCGTCGCCGACCTCCGCGCCGAGGCCGAGGACCTCCGCGCGTGGGCCGAGCGCGACGGCGCCGACTTCCCCGACGGCGTCGAGACCCGGATCGACGACCTCGCGGGCGAGGTGACGACGGTCGCCGAGGCGCTCGCGGACGGCATGACCCCCGGCGGCGAGTTCGGCGACCGACTCGACGCGCTCGACGCGGAGCTATCGGCCGTCGAGCCGCCCGTCGCCTGGGGACTCGTCGACGAGACGGTCGCGGAGGTGCGGGAAGTCCCGTCGACTGAGAATTGACGCGGCGACGGGGACGCGGCCGACTGGACTGCCGAGTGTCGACGACGGACTCGCCCGTCCCCCACCTTTTCACCGCGGACCCGCGTTCGTCCCGGTATGACGCAGATCCCGTCGCTTCTGACGCGGTCGCTGTCGAACTTCGTCGAGGGGTTGGCCGTCGCGATCCCTCGACTGCTCTCGGGGCTGGTGTTCCTCGCGTTAGCCTACGTCACGGTCCGGATCGTCCTCCCGGTCGTCCGGCGGTCGATCGATCGGCTCTACGTCGGCGACCGCGAACTGGTGGGCGACCTCATCGTCACGCTCGTCTCGATCTTCCTGTGGTTCGGCGTCGCGCTCACCTTCCTGAAGGTCGTCGGGATGGGCGACATCGCGGCGAGCCTCGGCACCGCGGTCGGATTCATCGCGCTCGGCGTCTCGTACGCGCTCTCCGAGATGATCGAGGACACGGTGGCGGGCGTCTACCTCCTCCGCGACCCGGACTTCAACGTCGGCGACCGCGTCGAGGCCAAGGGCGTCACCGGCACCGTCGCCGCCATCGAGCTCCGGAAGACGCGGATCGACGCGGACAACGGCGACCGGATCGTGATGGCGAACCGCGAGATAGAGCCGCGCTGGACCCACGACGTGCCCGAGGAGGCTGACGCTTCGGCGGCCGACGACGCGGCTACGGGCGAATAGCGACCCTCTGGCATTGCGTCGAACGCCGCGGCTGGACGAGAGTGAGTACTGAAAAGTAGAACTCGACGTCGAAAACCGACTTACAGTTCGTCCTCGAAGTCTTCGAGGGCGAACACCGTGTCGGCGCCGCGGCGGTCGAGCGTCTCGTTGGCGAGGAGCCAGTAGACGACCGACAGCGCGCGGCGACCCTTGTTGTTCGTCGGGATGACGAGGTCGACGTTCGACAGCTGGTTGTTGGAGTCGCACATCGCGATCACCGGGATGCCGACGGTGATGGCCTCCTTGACGGCCTGCGCGTCGCCGATCGGGTCGGTAACCACGACGACGTCCGGCTCGATGTAGCCGGCGTAGTCGGGGTTCGTCAGCGTGCCCGGGATGAAGCGCCCGGTGCGGGCGCGGGCGCCGATGGCGTCCGCGAACTTCTCGGCCGGGAACCGGCCGTACTGCCGCGAGGACGTGACGAGGATCTGCTCGGGGTCGTAGTTCTCGAGGAAGTCCGCGGCCGTGCGGATCCGCTCGTCGGTGAGGCTCACGTCGAGGACGTACAGCCCGTCGTCGCGGACGCGGTGGATGAACCGCTCCATGTCCTTCGTCTTCTGCTGGGTCCCGATGTGGACACCGGCGGAGAGGTAGTCCTCGACGGGGATCAGCAGGTCGACGTCGTCGTCGGGCATGACGTCGTCGTCGAACGGGGAGGCCTCCTCCTCGTCGGCGTCGTCGCCCTCTGCGGTCGCCTCGTCGGTCTCGCCGGCGGCGGCCTCGTCGGCCGCGGCGGCGGTCGGTTCCTCGGTCGTGTCGGCCTCCTCCTCGACCGCCGCGTCGACCGCCTCGGTCTCCGCGTCGTCGTCGAGTTCGACCGCGTCGTTGTCTTCGCTCATGCGTGGTGTGGGCCCGTCATACCGCGTCGTCCGCGATGCGGACCAGTTCGTTCAGCTTGGCGGTGCGCTCGCCGCCGACCGTGCCGGTCTTGATGTAGCCGGCGTCGGTCGCCACGGCGAGGTGTGCGATGGTCGCGTCCTCGGTCTCGCCCGAGCGGTGGGAGATAACCGTCTCGTACCCGTTGCGGGCGGCGAGCTCGACGGCGTCGAACGCGTCCGACAGCGTCCCGATCTGGTTCGGCTTGATCAGGATGCTGTTGGCCGCGCCCGCGTCGATCCCGTCCTGGAGGCGCTCGACGTTGGTGACGAACAGGTCGTCGCCGCAGATCAGCGTCCGGTCGCCGACCCGGTCGGTCAGCTCCGCGAACGCCTCGTAGTCGTTCTCGTCGAGCGGGTCCTCGACGTACGCGAGGTCGTACTCGTCGACGAGGCCGGCGACGTACTCGATCTGCTCGTCGGCCGACTTCGTCTCGTCGCCGTAGACGTACGCCTCTCGGTCGTCGTCGTACAGCTCGGCGGCGGCCATGTCGAGCCCGAAGCGGATCTCGAAGCCGACCTCGCTCTCGACGCGTTCGACCGCCTCGTCGACGACCTCGAACGCGTCGGCGTCCGAGATCGGGGGCGCCCACGCGCCCTCGTCGCCCTTCGCCGCGGGCACGCCGCGCTCGTCGAGCACGTCAGCGACCGCCGCGTGGACCGCGGCGTTCGCGAAGACGGCCTCCGAGACGCTGGGCGCGCCGACGGGCGCCGCGAGGAACTCCTGGATGTGGGTCGCCTCCTTGGCGTGCTCCCCGCCGCCGACGACGTTGCCGAGCGGAATCGGGAAGTTCTCGCCGCGGAACGCGCCCCCGAGGTGCTGGTACAGCGGCGCGCCGAGCACGTCGGCGGCCGCCTTCGCCGCCGCCATTGAGATGGCGACCGCGCTGTTGGCGCCGATGGCGGAGAAGTCGTCCGTGCCGTCGGCGGCGCGCAGTGCGTTGTCGACCGCGCGCTGGTCGCCCGCGTAGACGCCTTCGAGACGCGGCACCGCGTGTTCGCGGGCCTTCGCGATCGACTCGCTCGCGGGCAGTTCGATCGCCTCGTACTCGCCCGTCGAGGCCCCGCTGGGGGCCGCGCCGCGGCCGAAGCCGCCGGACTCGGTGAGCACGTCGGCCTCGACCGTCGGGTTCCCGCGGGAGTCGAGCACGCGACGCAGCGAGACGCTCGTGATCCGCGTCATCAGCTCTCCCTCCGGACCGTAAAGGGGAGCGCACCCGCGTCGTACTCCTCCGCGGCGACGAGGATCGGCTCCGTCTGGTCCGTGTCGATCAGCACGGGCGCCCCGTAGGACACCTGCAGCGCTCGCGCGCCGAGGATTCGTGCCTTCTCGTATCGATTGTATCGCTGTTCTGACATGGTTACTGGTACGGCGAGACGACGTCGACGAGGTCGCGGTGGCTCACCAGCATGCGCCGGCAGCAGTGCCGGTCGACCCCGAGGTCGTCGAGCACCTCGCCGGGGTCCTCGTCGCCCTCGCGAGCCCGCTCTTTGAACTCTTCCCAGTGCTCACCCACGACGTTGCCGCACGTGAAACACCGGACGGGGATCATCATGACTGGATCACCTCAGCGGTAGGACTTCTGGTAGCGAGCGCGCGCGCCGGGCCCGCCCCACTTCTTGGGTTCGGACTGGCGCACGTCGTTGACCAGCAGGGTGCGGTCGAAGTTCATGTACGCGTCGCGCAGCTCGGCGTCGCCGAGGTGCTGGACGAGGCCGCGGGCGATGGCGGTCCGCGTCGCGTCCGCCTGCCCGCTGAAACCGCCGCCCTCGACGTCGATGTCGATGTCGACGCCGTCGCGGAGCTCCTCGCCCGCGATGCGGAACGGCTCCAGCATCTTGAGCCGCGCCTGTTCCGGTTCGACCAGCTCGACTGGCTGGGAGTTGATGCGCACGCGGCCCTCGCCCTCGCGCACGGTGGCGCGGGCGACGGCCGTCTTCTTCTTGCCTGAGGTGTTCGTTACCATGTGACGTTAGCTCCCAGAGACTCGGAGATCTCTCCGAGCGTGGTGAATTTGATGTTCGAGAGGCGGTCGAGCGAGGTGCCGTCGAGGACGACGCTGTCGACGTCCTCGTCGCGCTCGTAGGGGTTCCCGACGTACACGCGCACGTTCGAGAACGCCTCGCGGCCGTCCTCCGACTTGTACGGCAGCATGCCGCGGATGGCGCGCTTGAAGATCCGGTCCGGACGCTTGGGGTAGTAGGGCCCGCTGTCCGAGCCGAGCTCCGCGCGCTTGTGGTACGTCTCCATCGTCGCCTCCTCGTTGCCGGTGATGACGGCGCGCTCGGCGTTGACGACGGCGACGGTCTCCCCGGCGAGGACGCGCTGCGCGACCTCAGAGGAGACGCGACCGAGGATACAGTCGCGGGCGTCGACGACGACGTCCGCGTCGATCTTCGCGAGGCTCATCGGATCACCCGCACGTTGCTTCCTTCGGGGTTCTGTTCGACGTACTGTTCCAGCGTCACCGCTTCGCCGGCCTGGTCGATCTTCGTCCGGGCGGTCCCGGAGAAGTCGACGGCGGCGACGGTGACGTTCGTTTCGAGCACACCGCTGCCCAGCACCTTGCCGGGGACGACGACCGTCTCGTCTTCCTGCGCGTATCGTTCGATACGGCCCAGGTTGACCTCAGCGTGCGTGCGCCGTGGCTTCTCCAGTCGGTCGGCGACGTCCTGCCACACGTTGGCACCGGAGTCGCGCGAGACCGACTTCAGATCGGCGATGAGGTTCTGTAGTTTCGGATTCGTCTTGCTACTCATAGCTGTCCCTCCTGAGTGGAGAGTTCGTGGAAAACGGAGTGCAGGGAGCAGGATTTGAACCTGCGGACCTCTACAGGACAGCGCCCTGAACGCTGCGCCGTTGGCCTGACTTGGCTATCCCTGCGTGCACTCCACCGTATTCCGGCTCCCTTCAAACCACTTTCGGTCCCGGCGTCCCCGCGGTCGGTCGCGGGCGCTCCGGCGGTCGGAGCGGCGCCGCGGCTGTCTGCGGGGGCGACGGTCAGGGGCATGGTTCGAAGGGCCGTCATTTCCTTATACTGCGACTTTCGTCTGTAGTTCGTCCGCGCGCTCCTCGATGGAGTCGATCGCGCGGAGCAGCAGTTCCTCGACGTCGAACGAGCCGTCCGTCTCGATGTGGAAGACGAAGGCTCCGGGGACGTCCTCGACCGCGACCTCCTTCCCGGGGAACCGTTCCGAGAGGTCGTTGTCGAACTCGTCGGTGAGTTCGATGTCGCCCTCCGGCGTCTCGACGACGCCGCGGAGGATGTTCGGCTCGTCGTCGTCGAACTCGCCGCGGTCGCCCTCGACCGAGACGCGCTGGAGGTGGCGGTAGCCGACGGAGACGCCGCCCTGGTGTTTGGCGTGCTCCTTACCGGTGTCGAGGACCGCGTCGGCCTCGAACTCCAACCGCTGCCCCTCCTTCAGCTCGATGATCGGGACGTTCTCGTCGGCGACCTCGACGAGCGGGTCAGCGCTCTCGATGTCGCCGGAGTACGCCGTCGCCGGGCCTTCGACGTCGAGCGCGAGGGTGACCTCGTCGCCGAGTTCGAAGTCGTCGAGCGGCGTCGTCAGGGGAACGAGCCCCAGACGCAGACCGATCATCTCGTCGAACATGACCGAGGAGTTCTCGACGAACCGGACGGTGTCGATCGAGAACGTCGGGACGTCGGCGATCATCGCGCGGCGGATGCCGTTGGCGAACGCCGGCGTGAGCCCGCGGATCAGCACCCGCGCGCTGCGATCGTCCCGTTCGACGTACTGGACGTCGAATTCGTCTTCGGTCATGTCAGACTCGCTTGTTCTTCGGCGCCTTCGTCCCGTCGTGCGGGATGGGCGTGACGTCCTCGATGCGGCCGATCTCGACGCCCGCACGCGAGAGCGCGCGGATCGTCGCCTGCGCACCGGGACCGGTGGACTTGTTGAGGTTGCCGCCGGGGCCGCGCACGCGAACGTGCACGCCCTCCAGACCGGCGTCCTTGACGCGCTCGGCGACGACCTCCGCCATCTGCATGGCGGCGTACGGCGACGCCTCGTCGCGGTTCTGCTTCACCACGGTGCCGCCGGACGACTTGGCGATCGTCTCGGCGCCCGTCTCGTCGGTGACCGTGATGAGCGTGTTGTTGAACGACGCGTACACGTGGGCGATGCCCCACTTTCCTCCGTCCTCGGATTCACTCATGTATGCTTACTCCTGTGACTCCGCGCGCTCGGGGTGGAGATCGTCCGCGAGCGGGCTCGTCTCGTCGAAGGCGATGGCGCCCTCGTCGTCGACGTCCACCTTCACCGACGGGCGCGTGACGCGGGCGCCGTCGACGGTGATGTGGCCGTGGACGATGAACTGGCGGGCCTGCTGGGTCGAGGAGGCGAAGCCCTGTCGGTAGACGACCGTCTGGAGGCGACGCTCCAGCAGGTCGGTCACGTCGAGCGACAGGACCGTCGAGATGTCGTCGTTGTCGCCGAGGATGCCGATGCGGCGGAGCCGCGTAACGAACTCCGCGCCGGCGTCCTGAGCGGCCTCGACGTCGCCCTGCGCCTCGCCGAGCAGGCGTCGGGCCTCCCGACGCATGTTGCGCAGCTCGGACTGGGCGCGCCAGAACTCCTCTTTGTTCTTCAGGCCGTACCG of Halorubrum trapanicum contains these proteins:
- a CDS encoding PstS family phosphate ABC transporter substrate-binding protein — encoded protein: MSDRNWVDGGVSRRKVLITSGALGAAGLAGCSGQSDGGDGGDGGSGGSGGDGGDGSSGGDGDSDGGSGPNTALLNAEGSSTVYPISNTGSSYWNSNAPPSDGEYWGANDESSVPGWDELASDGADDMLLADYFASKFGFEPTDQRSSPPFPTTVGLSHSGTGCEAVTEGLVDIGNSSGPITAELDWSEEKAQNTVVDNVVGRDGQPVVVSSDVADAGVAQLTGEEIRGIYQDEITNWNQIDGVDYDQEIYVIGRAEGSGTDTSFRLNMLGSADAPMPGVATRFGQNQQVAQAVAQNEGAIAYMALAFTGPEVTPIAINFDGTLYETSRDAENTIFDSEYPLNRDLHMYTLIEEDNPNGGGYDRREAAFVNMFLNEYGQTVFVEGNNYIPLPTSDLQSMKDQVSAVATEELLSP
- a CDS encoding 50S ribosomal protein L13; translated protein: MSLAKIDADVVVDARDCILGRVSSEVAQRVLAGETVAVVNAERAVITGNEEATMETYHKRAELGSDSGPYYPKRPDRIFKRAIRGMLPYKSEDGREAFSNVRVYVGNPYERDEDVDSVVLDGTSLDRLSNIKFTTLGEISESLGANVTW
- a CDS encoding 30S ribosomal protein S4 is translated as MSTGKNTKGYETPNHPYQGERIAEESDLLSRYGLKNKEEFWRAQSELRNMRREARRLLGEAQGDVEAAQDAGAEFVTRLRRIGILGDNDDISTVLSLDVTDLLERRLQTVVYRQGFASSTQQARQFIVHGHITVDGARVTRPSVKVDVDDEGAIAFDETSPLADDLHPERAESQE
- a CDS encoding DNA-directed RNA polymerase subunit D, with the protein product MTEDEFDVQYVERDDRSARVLIRGLTPAFANGIRRAMIADVPTFSIDTVRFVENSSVMFDEMIGLRLGLVPLTTPLDDFELGDEVTLALDVEGPATAYSGDIESADPLVEVADENVPIIELKEGQRLEFEADAVLDTGKEHAKHQGGVSVGYRHLQRVSVEGDRGEFDDDEPNILRGVVETPEGDIELTDEFDNDLSERFPGKEVAVEDVPGAFVFHIETDGSFDVEELLLRAIDSIEERADELQTKVAV
- a CDS encoding 30S ribosomal protein S11, producing MSESEDGGKWGIAHVYASFNNTLITVTDETGAETIAKSSGGTVVKQNRDEASPYAAMQMAEVVAERVKDAGLEGVHVRVRGPGGNLNKSTGPGAQATIRALSRAGVEIGRIEDVTPIPHDGTKAPKNKRV
- a CDS encoding DNA-directed RNA polymerase subunit N; this translates as MMIPVRCFTCGNVVGEHWEEFKERAREGDEDPGEVLDDLGVDRHCCRRMLVSHRDLVDVVSPYQ
- a CDS encoding halo transducer protein gives rise to the protein MAGPVVDDVSVDVLIDEVTDRADEGPESIRRRLDPFVDDGTVTAAAFESTVTDVSQILATAETRVDLATRAHEDATDAAAEAPDLDVVDVRRRAFGARLDDLREDVEALGDDLRAARADPDSPMAVYRAATDLHEVTTGAQDVVRVAHDLETELEAFEAWLNSANRRHDALVDEVEAAEESVDSIAEAVEALRAADEPDPERRFDAGVQVRVLDLVVADLRAEAEDLRAWAERDGADFPDGVETRIDDLAGEVTTVAEALADGMTPGGEFGDRLDALDAELSAVEPPVAWGLVDETVAEVREVPSTEN
- a CDS encoding 50S ribosomal protein L18e, whose translation is MSSKTNPKLQNLIADLKSVSRDSGANVWQDVADRLEKPRRTHAEVNLGRIERYAQEDETVVVPGKVLGSGVLETNVTVAAVDFSGTARTKIDQAGEAVTLEQYVEQNPEGSNVRVIR
- a CDS encoding 30S ribosomal protein S9 — translated: MVTNTSGKKKTAVARATVREGEGRVRINSQPVELVEPEQARLKMLEPFRIAGEELRDGVDIDIDVEGGGFSGQADATRTAIARGLVQHLGDAELRDAYMNFDRTLLVNDVRQSEPKKWGGPGARARYQKSYR
- a CDS encoding DNA-directed RNA polymerase subunit K, yielding MSEQRYNRYEKARILGARALQVSYGAPVLIDTDQTEPILVAAEEYDAGALPFTVRRES
- the rpsB gene encoding 30S ribosomal protein S2 translates to MSEDNDAVELDDDAETEAVDAAVEEEADTTEEPTAAAADEAAAGETDEATAEGDDADEEEASPFDDDVMPDDDVDLLIPVEDYLSAGVHIGTQQKTKDMERFIHRVRDDGLYVLDVSLTDERIRTAADFLENYDPEQILVTSSRQYGRFPAEKFADAIGARARTGRFIPGTLTNPDYAGYIEPDVVVVTDPIGDAQAVKEAITVGIPVIAMCDSNNQLSNVDLVIPTNNKGRRALSVVYWLLANETLDRRGADTVFALEDFEDEL
- the eno gene encoding phosphopyruvate hydratase: MTRITSVSLRRVLDSRGNPTVEADVLTESGGFGRGAAPSGASTGEYEAIELPASESIAKAREHAVPRLEGVYAGDQRAVDNALRAADGTDDFSAIGANSAVAISMAAAKAAADVLGAPLYQHLGGAFRGENFPIPLGNVVGGGEHAKEATHIQEFLAAPVGAPSVSEAVFANAAVHAAVADVLDERGVPAAKGDEGAWAPPISDADAFEVVDEAVERVESEVGFEIRFGLDMAAAELYDDDREAYVYGDETKSADEQIEYVAGLVDEYDLAYVEDPLDENDYEAFAELTDRVGDRTLICGDDLFVTNVERLQDGIDAGAANSILIKPNQIGTLSDAFDAVELAARNGYETVISHRSGETEDATIAHLAVATDAGYIKTGTVGGERTAKLNELVRIADDAV
- a CDS encoding mechanosensitive ion channel domain-containing protein, whose amino-acid sequence is MTQIPSLLTRSLSNFVEGLAVAIPRLLSGLVFLALAYVTVRIVLPVVRRSIDRLYVGDRELVGDLIVTLVSIFLWFGVALTFLKVVGMGDIAASLGTAVGFIALGVSYALSEMIEDTVAGVYLLRDPDFNVGDRVEAKGVTGTVAAIELRKTRIDADNGDRIVMANREIEPRWTHDVPEEADASAADDAATGE